GCCGATGTTCAAGCGGATCGAAGGCGCGCCGAAGGCGATCACCGTCTCCGACGCCGCCGCCGTCGAGAAATTGCGCGCGCAGCTGACCGAGTCGCAGCCACCGGAGCTTGTCGAAGGATGACCGGGAAAGTCGCCGTCGTCACCGGGGCCAGCCGCGGGATCGGGCGCGCGATCGCGGTCGACCTCGTGCGCGCCGGCGCGGACGCCGCGCTGTTCGGCCGCGACACCGCGGCGCTCGCCGAGACGGAGCTCGCCTGCCGCGAAGCGCGCGCCGGCGCGAAGGTCGCGGTGCGCGCGGTCGACGTCGCGGCCGAGGACGAGGTCAACGCCGCGATCGGAGCAGTGCTTGCGGAGTTCGGGCGCATCGACGTCGCGGTCGCCAACGCCGGGCAGGCCAAGGACGGCTTGATCTTGCGCTTCAAACACGACGACCTCGACCGGCTGCTCGACGCGAACCTCAAGTCCGCGTTCTACCTGAGCGCCGCCGTCGCCAAGCCGATGATGAAGCAGCGCGAGGGCGCGATCGTCTTCGTGTCGTCGATCGTCGGGATTGCGGGTAATGCCGGACAGAGCGCCTACGCGGCGACGAAAGCGGGCGTCCTGGGGCTCGCCAAGTCGCTCGCGAAGGAGCTCGGCTCGCGCAACATCCGCGTCAACGCGGTCGCGCCCGGTCTCATCGAGACCGCGATGACCGCCGAGATGCCGGCTGCGGCGCGCGAGCACTATCTCGCCTCGATCGCCCTCGGCCGCGCGGGCACGCCGCAAGACGTCGCCCCCGTCGTCACCTTTCTCGCCTCCGACGCCGCCCGTTACGTCACCGGTCA
The Candidatus Eremiobacterota bacterium genome window above contains:
- a CDS encoding glucose 1-dehydrogenase — its product is MTGKVAVVTGASRGIGRAIAVDLVRAGADAALFGRDTAALAETELACREARAGAKVAVRAVDVAAEDEVNAAIGAVLAEFGRIDVAVANAGQAKDGLILRFKHDDLDRLLDANLKSAFYLSAAVAKPMMKQREGAIVFVSSIVGIAGNAGQSAYAATKAGVLGLAKSLAKELGSRNIRVNAVAPGLIETAMTAEMPAAAREHYLASIALGRAGTPQDVAPVVTFLASDAARYVTGQTLVVDGGYLM